The following coding sequences lie in one Thermosulfuriphilus ammonigenes genomic window:
- a CDS encoding heavy metal translocating P-type ATPase, producing MAPGPEEGRGHKVQDVHSHHPDPGNHHLAHREHTPPLHQEMAGDGDHAGHGESAPAAHTHHDHHAHMVADFRRRFWICLALTFPVLVLSPMIQRFLGFEGLIRFPGESYLLFFLSSVIYFYGGYPFLKGLFEELAKLRPGMMTLIAVAISTAYVYSTVVVFGLPGKVFFWELATLIDIMLLGHWIEMRSVMGASRALEELARLMPSEAHKIGPGGQIVDVPISGLRPGDQVLVKPGEKIPADGVVVEGESSVNEAMLTGESKPVSKRPGDKVIGGAINGEGSMVVEISRTGRDSFLSQVIDLVRQAQESKSKTQDLANRAALWLTIIALVGGAVTFFIWYFYLGRDLAFALERTVTVMVITCPHALGLAVPLVVAVSTAISAKEGLLIRNRASFERARLIQAIIFDKTGTLTQGRFGVTDVVLFSEDLDREELLKYAASVEAHSEHPIAQGIVTSAPETLPVEEFQAIAGKGARGVVSGREVMVVSPGYLREKGLNVPEEISSLAAQGKTVVFVLIDGQLKGAVALADIIRPESKEAISLLKARGIKCLMLTGDNRQVARWVAEELGLDEFFAEVLPQEKAEKVKEVQSRGLIVAMTGDGVNDAPALAQADVGIAIGAGTDVAVETADIVLVRSNPLDVVAILDLSRATYKKMIQNLLWATGYNAFAIPLAAGALYNYGVLLSPAMGAVLMSLSTVIVAINARFLKIKQRVKQT from the coding sequence ATGGCCCCGGGTCCGGAAGAAGGACGCGGCCACAAAGTCCAAGATGTGCACTCCCACCATCCGGACCCGGGTAACCATCATTTAGCTCACAGAGAACACACCCCCCCTCTCCATCAGGAGATGGCGGGGGATGGCGATCATGCTGGTCATGGAGAAAGCGCCCCTGCCGCCCACACCCATCATGACCACCATGCCCACATGGTAGCTGACTTCAGGCGGCGATTCTGGATCTGCTTGGCCCTTACCTTTCCTGTTCTGGTTCTCTCCCCAATGATTCAACGTTTTTTAGGCTTCGAAGGCCTTATCCGTTTTCCCGGAGAGAGCTACCTTCTTTTTTTCCTTTCCTCAGTTATTTACTTCTACGGCGGTTATCCCTTCCTTAAAGGTCTCTTTGAAGAGCTCGCCAAATTACGTCCTGGGATGATGACCCTTATTGCCGTGGCCATAAGCACCGCCTACGTCTATAGCACGGTGGTTGTCTTTGGACTGCCGGGAAAGGTCTTTTTCTGGGAACTGGCCACTCTTATCGATATCATGCTTTTAGGGCACTGGATAGAGATGCGGTCGGTCATGGGGGCCTCAAGGGCCCTGGAGGAGCTGGCCCGACTTATGCCCTCTGAGGCCCACAAAATTGGCCCTGGCGGTCAGATAGTGGATGTCCCCATCTCCGGGCTTCGTCCTGGTGATCAGGTTCTCGTTAAACCCGGGGAGAAGATTCCTGCAGACGGTGTGGTGGTAGAGGGGGAGTCCTCGGTTAACGAGGCCATGCTCACCGGGGAATCCAAGCCGGTAAGCAAACGGCCGGGAGATAAGGTTATCGGTGGAGCCATCAATGGAGAAGGCTCCATGGTGGTGGAGATTTCCCGTACGGGAAGGGATTCTTTTCTCTCTCAGGTAATTGATCTCGTTCGTCAGGCCCAGGAGAGCAAATCGAAGACCCAGGATCTGGCCAACCGTGCGGCCTTATGGTTGACCATAATAGCCTTGGTCGGTGGCGCGGTGACCTTTTTTATTTGGTATTTCTATCTGGGGCGTGATCTGGCCTTTGCCTTGGAGAGGACAGTCACCGTCATGGTCATTACCTGCCCCCACGCTCTAGGTCTGGCGGTCCCCTTGGTGGTGGCTGTTTCTACAGCCATTTCGGCCAAAGAAGGCCTTCTTATTCGAAACCGGGCCTCCTTTGAAAGGGCCCGTCTTATCCAGGCCATCATATTTGACAAGACAGGGACCCTTACCCAGGGGAGATTCGGGGTCACCGATGTGGTCCTTTTTTCTGAGGACCTGGACCGGGAGGAACTCCTCAAATACGCAGCCTCTGTTGAGGCCCACTCTGAACACCCCATCGCCCAGGGTATTGTGACCTCAGCTCCCGAAACTCTGCCGGTGGAAGAGTTCCAGGCCATTGCCGGAAAGGGGGCCCGGGGTGTGGTTTCCGGCCGGGAGGTCATGGTGGTTAGTCCGGGGTATCTGCGGGAAAAGGGTCTGAATGTCCCTGAAGAGATCTCTTCTCTGGCGGCCCAGGGAAAGACAGTGGTCTTTGTCTTGATAGATGGGCAACTCAAGGGGGCTGTAGCCTTGGCTGACATTATCAGACCAGAGTCAAAGGAGGCCATTTCCCTCCTTAAGGCCCGAGGAATCAAGTGTCTGATGCTCACCGGTGATAACCGTCAGGTGGCCCGGTGGGTGGCCGAAGAGCTGGGCCTTGATGAGTTCTTTGCCGAAGTTCTTCCTCAGGAGAAGGCTGAAAAGGTCAAAGAGGTTCAGAGTCGCGGACTCATCGTAGCCATGACCGGCGATGGAGTAAATGACGCCCCGGCTCTGGCCCAGGCTGATGTTGGTATTGCCATTGGAGCCGGCACAGATGTGGCAGTAGAGACGGCTGATATCGTTCTGGTCCGTAGTAATCCTCTAGATGTGGTGGCCATTTTGGACCTTTCTCGGGCTACTTATAAGAAGATGATCCAAAATCTCCTTTGGGCTACTGGTTACAATGCCTTTGCCATTCCCCTGGCTGCTGGTGCCCTTTACAACTATGGAGTTCTTCTTTCTCCGGCCATGGGGGCTGTCCTCATGTCTTTAAGCACGGTCATTGTGGCCATAAATGCCCGTTTTCTAAAGATAAAGCAGAGGGTAAAGCAGACCTAA
- a CDS encoding RlmE family RNA methyltransferase, protein MKKGNVQDFYFRKAKAEAYPARSVYKLKEAQARFRLLFRGAKVLDLGCFPGSWLKYASEVVGPRGLVIGVDLKPVTKVQANNIKTLQEDITILEPQDLLAMAGGPFDVVLSDMAPNTIGHKTTDHLRQIALARRAFELAKEVLIPTGALFVKVFEGQEFPDLLREVKETFYRVKVFKPKSSRSESRETYIFAQKRR, encoded by the coding sequence GTGAAAAAGGGAAATGTCCAGGATTTTTATTTTCGTAAGGCCAAAGCTGAGGCCTATCCGGCTCGGTCAGTTTATAAACTCAAGGAGGCCCAGGCTCGCTTTCGCCTTCTATTCAGGGGAGCCAAGGTCCTTGATCTGGGGTGTTTTCCCGGTTCGTGGCTTAAATATGCCTCCGAAGTGGTGGGCCCACGAGGTCTGGTGATCGGGGTGGATCTTAAACCCGTTACCAAGGTCCAGGCAAACAATATCAAGACCCTGCAGGAGGACATAACCATCCTTGAACCTCAAGATCTACTTGCTATGGCGGGAGGGCCTTTCGACGTGGTCTTAAGCGATATGGCTCCCAATACCATTGGGCACAAGACCACAGATCACCTGCGGCAGATTGCCCTGGCCAGGAGGGCCTTTGAGTTGGCTAAAGAGGTTTTGATCCCCACCGGTGCGCTGTTTGTCAAAGTTTTTGAAGGCCAGGAGTTTCCGGATCTTCTCCGAGAGGTCAAAGAGACCTTTTATCGGGTCAAAGTCTTTAAGCCCAAAAGTTCCCGATCTGAGAGTCGGGAGACTTACATCTTCGCCCAAAAAAGACGTTAA
- a CDS encoding YebC/PmpR family DNA-binding transcriptional regulator produces MAGHSHWAQIKRKKAAVDAKRGKIFTKLIREIMVAARLGGGDPSGNPRLRAAIQAARAVNMPKENIERAIKKGTGEIAGEAYEEVTYEGYGPGGVAVLIESMTDNKRRTVSELRHIFSKCGGNLAEPGAVAWVFERKGLIVVSREAIGEEELLDLALEAGAEDVREQESEYEVITTPEAFEEVKKALEERVSLISAQVTMVPKTTVRLEDEKSVQQMMRLMDMLEEHDDVQKVYANFDIPDQLMEKVA; encoded by the coding sequence ATGGCCGGACATTCCCACTGGGCACAAATAAAACGGAAGAAGGCCGCGGTAGACGCCAAAAGAGGCAAAATTTTTACCAAACTTATCCGGGAGATCATGGTTGCTGCCCGTCTGGGGGGTGGAGATCCCAGCGGCAATCCGCGGTTGCGGGCCGCGATTCAGGCGGCTCGGGCTGTAAATATGCCCAAGGAAAATATTGAACGAGCTATCAAGAAGGGCACAGGTGAGATTGCTGGTGAGGCCTATGAGGAGGTGACCTACGAAGGTTACGGCCCTGGAGGAGTAGCGGTGCTTATCGAAAGCATGACAGACAATAAGCGCCGCACCGTCTCTGAATTGCGGCATATCTTTAGTAAGTGTGGGGGCAACCTGGCCGAACCCGGGGCGGTGGCCTGGGTATTTGAAAGAAAGGGGCTTATTGTTGTCTCTCGAGAGGCCATAGGGGAAGAAGAGCTTCTGGATCTGGCCCTTGAGGCGGGAGCGGAAGATGTCCGCGAACAGGAGAGCGAATACGAGGTTATTACCACTCCGGAGGCCTTTGAAGAGGTGAAGAAGGCCCTTGAAGAGAGGGTTTCTCTTATTTCGGCCCAGGTGACCATGGTTCCCAAAACTACCGTCCGCCTGGAGGATGAAAAGAGCGTTCAACAGATGATGCGTCTTATGGATATGCTCGAAGAGCATGATGATGTCCAAAAGGTCTATGCTAACTTTGACATCCCGGATCAACTTATGGAGAAGGTTGCCTGA
- the ruvC gene encoding crossover junction endodeoxyribonuclease RuvC, with the protein MRVVGIDPGSRICAYGVVEEGPRGLSLLEVGYFDLTRISWPEKLDILYKGLKEIFLHYEPQAAAFEDIFVSRNPRSALKLGQARGVALLAAVSLGIPVHEYSPGQIKQSVSTYGRASKDHVHQALKFFFPDKDLSGLRADEADALAIALCHLFTCGFKSAVSQVL; encoded by the coding sequence ATGCGGGTGGTGGGGATAGATCCTGGTAGCCGTATTTGTGCCTATGGGGTGGTGGAGGAGGGTCCCAGAGGACTTAGTCTCCTTGAGGTGGGCTACTTTGACCTTACCCGGATCTCCTGGCCGGAGAAGTTGGATATTCTCTACAAGGGACTAAAGGAAATTTTTCTCCACTATGAACCCCAAGCAGCCGCTTTTGAGGATATTTTTGTCTCTCGCAATCCCAGGTCGGCCCTGAAGCTTGGCCAGGCCCGGGGGGTAGCCTTGCTGGCGGCTGTAAGTCTGGGTATCCCGGTTCATGAGTATAGCCCCGGTCAGATAAAGCAATCTGTTTCCACCTATGGCCGGGCCAGTAAAGATCACGTCCATCAAGCCCTTAAATTTTTCTTTCCCGATAAGGATCTTTCTGGCCTAAGGGCGGATGAAGCCGACGCTTTGGCTATAGCTCTGTGTCATCTTTTTACCTGCGGTTTTAAGTCCGCGGTCTCTCAAGTGTTATGA
- the ruvA gene encoding Holliday junction branch migration protein RuvA — MISYLEGVIIYKTPGLVVLKTGGVGYQIFVPPSHHQTLPAISENASLFTSLVIREETLELYGFLTPGERDLFLLLQHTSGIGPRTALNIVSALSPDDLARAIQERDISRLSSIPGVGRKTAERLCVELKDRFKTMVSPEKDPDLFADAVSALLNLGFKRRQAEDVVSDLISQGKRDLEALIKDALRLLSHE; from the coding sequence ATGATAAGCTACCTGGAAGGGGTCATCATTTATAAAACACCAGGTCTGGTGGTTCTGAAAACTGGGGGGGTTGGCTATCAGATTTTTGTTCCTCCCTCACATCATCAAACCTTGCCGGCCATCTCGGAAAATGCCTCCCTGTTTACTTCCTTGGTGATTCGGGAAGAGACCCTGGAGCTCTATGGCTTTTTAACTCCTGGGGAGAGGGATCTGTTTCTTCTTTTGCAGCACACTAGCGGAATTGGTCCCCGGACGGCCTTGAACATTGTCTCCGCTCTTTCCCCCGATGATCTGGCTAGGGCTATCCAAGAGAGAGATATCTCCCGGCTCTCCAGCATTCCTGGTGTAGGCCGGAAGACGGCCGAGAGGCTGTGCGTTGAACTTAAGGATCGCTTCAAAACGATGGTTTCTCCAGAAAAAGACCCTGATCTTTTTGCCGATGCTGTCTCGGCCCTGCTTAATTTAGGCTTTAAGCGTCGGCAGGCAGAGGATGTCGTCTCAGACCTTATCTCCCAGGGAAAGCGCGATCTTGAAGCACTAATAAAAGATGCCTTAAGGCTTCTTTCCCATGAGTGA
- the ruvB gene encoding Holliday junction branch migration DNA helicase RuvB, whose product MSEMDLDLRPKRLAEYIGQEEVKRNLSVFIEAARVRGEPLDHVLLYGHPGLGKTTLAYVVSRELNVNIKVTSGPVIERAGDLAAILTNLSPGDVLFIDEIHRLSPAVEEILYPAMEDFRLDIMVGQGPGAKSVRISLPRFTLIGATTRAGLISAPLRDRFGVVLKIDFYSVEELAAIVERSARIMGIDLDRSGALEIARRSRGTPRVANRLLRRVCDFALVEGHSLINAQVASRALGLMEVDERGLDRTDRRILMTIIEKFGGGPVGIETLATALCEDRRTLEDLHEPFLIQRGYLKRTKRGRVVTPLAYEHLGVFGRKDELFDS is encoded by the coding sequence ATGAGTGAGATGGATCTTGACCTTCGGCCCAAAAGGCTGGCCGAATATATTGGCCAGGAGGAGGTCAAACGAAATCTTTCGGTGTTTATTGAGGCCGCCAGGGTCCGAGGTGAGCCCCTCGATCATGTTCTCCTTTATGGGCACCCTGGCCTGGGGAAAACTACTTTGGCCTATGTGGTTTCTCGGGAGCTTAATGTGAATATTAAGGTTACCTCAGGGCCGGTGATCGAGAGGGCTGGGGATTTAGCAGCCATTCTTACCAACCTTTCACCAGGGGATGTTCTCTTTATAGATGAGATTCATCGCCTCAGTCCGGCGGTAGAGGAAATCCTTTACCCGGCCATGGAGGACTTCCGTCTCGACATTATGGTAGGGCAGGGGCCGGGGGCCAAGTCTGTCCGGATCAGTCTTCCCCGGTTCACCCTTATCGGAGCCACCACCAGAGCCGGCCTTATTTCTGCCCCCCTCAGGGATCGTTTTGGGGTCGTTCTTAAGATTGATTTTTATTCCGTAGAGGAGTTGGCAGCTATTGTGGAGCGGTCGGCCAGGATCATGGGCATAGATCTGGACCGCAGTGGGGCCTTGGAGATTGCCCGTCGCTCCCGGGGAACCCCAAGGGTGGCCAATCGCCTACTTCGTCGGGTTTGTGATTTTGCCCTGGTGGAAGGCCATTCACTGATCAACGCCCAGGTGGCCAGCCGGGCCCTTGGACTTATGGAGGTCGATGAACGGGGACTTGACCGGACAGATCGACGTATCCTTATGACCATTATTGAGAAGTTTGGCGGGGGGCCGGTGGGGATAGAAACCCTGGCTACGGCCCTCTGTGAGGATCGCCGAACCCTGGAGGATCTTCACGAACCCTTTCTTATCCAGAGGGGCTATCTCAAGCGGACCAAAAGGGGACGAGTGGTTACCCCCCTGGCCTACGAACACTTAGGTGTTTTCGGGAGGAAGGATGAGCTCTTTGACAGTTAA